In the Larus michahellis chromosome 6, bLarMic1.1, whole genome shotgun sequence genome, one interval contains:
- the TRIP12 gene encoding E3 ubiquitin-protein ligase TRIP12 isoform X9, whose product MSNRPNNNPGGSLRRSQRNTAGAQPQDDAVGGRGCSSSAVLIPQEGDPERVNTSEKQKTGQVPKKDNSRGVKRSASPDYRRTNSPSSAKKPKALQHTETSLETNKPHTKTKRRHLDQEQPKSTQLPSTSKAHTRKGGAAGSSRSQKRKRTENLSCIKSGSAVESTGAEEKSAKLSKLASKSVTSAKAGCSTITDSSSSASTSSSSSSAVASASSTVPQGARVKQGKDQNKARRSRSASSPSPRRSSRDKEPSKTSGSSKFDWAARFSPKVSLPKTKLSLPGSSKSETSKPGPSGLQAKLASLRKSTKKRSESPPAELPSLRRSTRQKTTGSCASTSRRGSGLGKRGAAEARRQEKMADPDNNQDGVNSSAARTDEAPQGAAASSSVAGAVGMTTSGESESDDSEMGRLQALLEARGLPPHLFGPLGPRMSQLFHRTIGSGASSKAQQLLQGLQATDESQQLQAVIEMCQLLVMGNEETLGGFPVKSVVPALITLLQMEHNFDIMNHACRALTYMMEALPRSSAVVVDAIPVFLEKLQVIQCIDVAEQALTALEMLSRRHSKAILQAGGLADCLLYLEFFSINAQRNALAIAANCCQSITPDEFHFVADSLPLLTQRLTHQDKKSVESTCLCFARLVDNFQHEENLLQQVASKDLLTNIQQLLVVTPPILSSGMFIMVVRMFSLMCSNCPTLAVQLMKQNIAETLHFLLCGASNGSCQEQIDLVPRSPQELYELTSLICELMPCLPKEGIFAVDTMLKKGNAQNTDGAIWQWRDDRGLWHPYNRIDSRIIEAAHQVGEDEISLSTLGRVYTIDFNSMQQINEDTGTARAIQRKPNPLANTNTSGHSELKKDDARAQLMKEDPELAKSFIKTLFGVLYEVYSSSAGPAVRHKCLRAILRIIYFADAELLKDVLKNHAVSSHIASMLSSQDLKIVVGALQMAEILMQKLPDIFSVYFRREGVMHQVKNLAESEALLTSPPKVCTNGSGTLGTATTISTGTATAASNAAADLGSPSLQHSREDSLDLSPQGRLSDVLKRKRLPKRGPRRPKYSPPRDDDKVDNQAKSPTTTQSPKSSFLASLNPKTWGRLSTQSNSNNMEPARTAGVSGLARAASKDTISNNREKIKGWIKEQAHKFVERYFSSENMDGSNPALNVLQRLCTATEQLNLQVDGGTECLVEIRSIVSESDVSSFEIQHSGFVKQLLLYLTSKSEKDTVSRDIRLKRFLHVFFSSPLPGEEPLGRLEPLENAPLLALVHKMNNCLSQMEQFPVKVHDFPSGNGTGSRGSQALKFFNTHQLKCQLQRHPDCANVKQWKGGPVKIDPLALVQAIERYLVVRGYGRVREDDEDSDDDGSDEEIDESLAAQFLNSGNVRHRLQFYIGDHLLPYNMTVYQAVRQYSLQAEEERESTDDESNPLGRAGIWTKTHTIWYKPVREDEDGSKDCVGGKRGRAQTAPTKTSPRNSKKHDELWHDGVCPSVLNPLEVYLISTPPENITFEDPSLDVILLLRVLHAISRYWYYLYDNAICKEIIPTSEFINSKLTAKANRQLQDPLVIMTGNIPTWLTELGKTCPFFFPFDTRQMLFYVTAFDRDRAMQRLLDTNPEINQSDSQDSRVAPRLDRKKRTVNRDELLKQAESVMQDLGSSRAMLEIQYENEVGTGLGPTLEFYALVSQELQRADLGLWRGEEVTLANPKGSQEGTKYIHNLQGLFALPFGRTAKPAHIAKVKMKFRFLGKLMAKAIMDFRLVDLPLGLPFYKWMLRQETSLTSHDLFSIDPVVAKSIYHLEDIVRQKKRLEQDKTQTKESLQYALEALTMNGCSVEDLGLDFTLPGFPNIELKKGGKDTPVTIHNLEEYLRLVIFWALNEGVARQFDSFRDGFESVFPLSHLQYFYPEELEQLLCGSKTDTWDAKTLMECCRPDHGYTHDSRAVKYLFEILSSFDSEQQRLFLQFVTGSPRLPVGGFRSLNPPLTIVRKTFESTENPDDFLPSVMTCVNYLKLPDYSTIEIMREKLLIAAREGQQSFHLS is encoded by the exons GTAGCTCCCgaagtcagaaaaggaaaaggacagaGAATCTGTCTTGTATAAAGAGTGGTTCAGCAGTTGAATCAACTGGCGCTGAAGAGAAGTCAGCAAAACTCTCCAAGCTGGCTTCAAAATCGGTGACCTCAGCCAAAGCTGGGTGTAGCACCATCACTGATTCTTCTTCTTCAGCTTCtacatcatcctcctcctcttctgctgttgCCTCTGCTTCTTCTACTGTTCCTCAGGGTGCCAGAGTGAAACAGGGAAAGGACCAGAATAAGGCTAGACGTTCCCGTTCTGCATCCAGCCCCAGTCCAAGAAGGAGTAGCAGGGACAAAGAACCGAGTAAAACAAGTGGCTCTTCAAAGTTTGACTGGGCTGCTCGATTCAGCCCAAAAGTCAGTCTGCCTAAAACAAAACTGTCTCTACCAGGCTCTTCCAAGTCAGAGACATCAAAACCTGGACCTTCAGGACTACAGGCTAAGCTAGCAA GTCTAAGAAAATCCACAAAGAAGCGCAGTGAATCACCACCTGCTGAGCTCCCCAGTTTGCGGCGGAGCACACGGCAAAAGACCACGGGCTCCTGTGCTAGCACCAG TCGGCGAGGCTCTGGCCTGGGCAAAAGAGGAGCAGCTGAAGCTCGCCGACAGGAGAAGATGGCTGATCCTGACAACAACCAGGATGGAGTTAACTCTTCAGCTGCGCGTACAGATGaggctccccagggagctgcag cttCTAGTTCTGTTGCTGGGGCTGTAGGTATGACAACCTCTGGAGAAAGTGAGTCAGATGATTCTGAGATGGGAAGACTACAAG CTCTATTAGAGGCTAGGGGTCTTCCTCCTCACCTGTTTGGCCCTCTTGGTCCTCGGATGTCGCAGCTCTTCCACAGGACAATTGGAAGTGGAGCTA GTTCTAAAGCCCAACAGCTTTTACAAGGTCTCCAAGCCACTGATGAAAGTCAGCAACTTCAGGCAGTGATTGAGATGTGCCAGCTGTTGGTCATGGGCAATGAAGAAACATTAGGAGGATTTCCAGTCAAGAGTGTTGTACCAGCTTTG ataacACTGCTGCAGATGGAGCACAACTTTGACATT ATGAACCATGCATGTCGGGCCTTAACATATATGATGGAAGCACTTCCCAGATCATCTGCTGTAGTGGTAGATGCAATTCCTGTCTTCTTGGAAAAG CTGCAAGTTATTCAGTGCATTGATGTGGCAGAGCAGGCGCTTACAGCGCTGGAGATGTTATCTCGCAGACATAGTAAAGCCATTCTGCAGGCA ggTGGGTTGGCAGACTGTTTGCTGTATCTGGAATTCTTCAGCATAAATGCACAGAGGAATGCGCTAGCTATTGCTGCCAACTGCTGCCAGAGTATAACACCTGATGAGTTTCACTTTGTGGCAGACTCTTTGCCACTGCTTACACAAAGGTTAACGCATCAG GACAAAAAGTCTGTTGAAAGCACTTGTCTCTGTTTTGCACGGCTAGTGGACAACTTCCAGCATGAGGAG AACTTGCTCCAGCAGGTTGCTTCCAAGGACTTGTTAACAAATATCCAGCAACTCTTGGTAGTGACGCCTCCTATCCTGAGCTCAGGAATGTTCATCATGGTGGTGCGCATGTTTTCCTTAATGTGCTCCAATTGTCCTACACTTGCAGTCCAACTTATGAAGCAAA aTATTGCAGAAACGCTTCATTTCCTCCTTTGTGGAGCCTCAAATGGGAGCTGTCAAGAACAAATTGACCTTGTTCCACGAAGTCCTCAAGAACTTTATGAGCTTACTTCTCTTATCTG TGAACTGATGCCTTGCCTGCCAAAAGAGGGAATCTTTGCTGTTGATACTATGCTGAAGAAAGGAAACGCACAAAATACAGATGGTGCGATATGGCAATGGCGAGATGACAGGGGCCTTTGGCATCCCTATAACAGGATTGATAGTCGAATAATAGAG GCAGCTCATCAGGTTGGTGAGGATGAAATAAGCCTGTCTACGCTTGGGCGTGTCTATACTATTGATTTTAACTCTATGCAGCAAATAAATGAGGATACTGGAACAGCACGTGCCATTCAGCGAAAACCAAACCCTTTAGCCAATACAAACACTA GTGGACATTCAGAATTGAAGAAGGATGATGCTCGAGCACAACTAATGAAAGAGGACCCAGAACTGGCAAAATCCTTTATCAAAACATTGTTCGGTGTTCTTTATGAAGTATATAGTTCTTCAGCTGGACCTGCTGTTAGACACAAGTGCCTTAGAGCAATTCTTAggataatttattttgctgatgcTGAACTTCTGAAGGATGTGCTGAAAAACCATGCTGTTTCTAG TCATATTGCCTCCATGCTGTCGAGTCAAGACCTTAAGATAGTAGTTGGAGCCCTGCAGATGGCAGAGATTTTAATGCAAAAGTTACCTGACATTTTTAGTGTTTACTTCAGAAGAGAAG gggTGATGCATCAAGTGAAAAACTTAGCAGAGTCTGAGGCTTTGTTAACAAGCCCACCGAAAGTATGCACTAATGGATCAGGAACGCTGGGTACCGCTACAACGATAAGTACTGGAACAGCAACTGCTGCCAGTAATGCAGCAGCGGATTTGGGCTCTCCTAGCTTACAACACAGCCGGGAGGATTCTTTGGATCTTAGCCCACAGGG ACGACTGAGTGATGttctaaagagaaaaagattGCCAAAACGAGGGCCAAGGAGACCAAAATACTCTCCTCCAAGAGACGATGACAAAGTAGACAATCAAG CTAAAAGCCCTACAACTACTCAATCTCCTAAATCTTCCTTCTTGGCAAGTTTAAATCCCAAAACGTGGGGAAGATTAAGCACACAGTCCAACAGTAATAATATGGAACCAGCACGAACAGCAGGAGTAAGTGGTCTTGCAAGGGCTGCTTCCAAGGATACCATTTCCAATAACAG agaaaaaattaaGGGCTGGATTAAGGAGCAAGCCCATAAATTTGTAGAACGTTATTTTAGTTCTGAAAACATGGATGGAAGCAATCCTGCACTAAATGTATTACAGAGACTTTGCACTGCAACTGAACAACTCAACCTCCAG GTGGATGGTGGAACAGAGTGCCTTGTAGAAATCCGTAGCATTGTCTCGGAGTCTGACGTCTCCTCATTTGAAATCCAGCATAGTGGGTTTGTTAAACAACTGCTGCTTTATTTGACATCTAAAAGTGAGAAAGATACTGTAAGCAGGGATATCAGATTGAAAAGatttcttcatgtatttttttcttctcca CTTCCTGGAGAAGAACCCCTTGGAAGATTAGAGCCATTAGAAAATGCACCTTTGTTGGCGTTAGTCCATAAAATGAACAATTGCCTCAGTCAGATGGAACAGTTTCCTGTCAAAGTGCATGACTTCCCAAGTGGAAATGGAACAGGGAGCAG AGGATCCCAAGCTTTAAAATTCTTCAATACACACCAATTAAAATGCCAACTGCAAAGACATCCAGACTGTGCTAATGTGAAACAGTGGAAAGGTGGACCTGTGAAGATTGACCCGCTGGCTTTGGTACAAGCCATTGAAAGATACCTTGTAGTTAGAG GCTATGGAAGAGTTAGAGAAGATGATGAGGATAGTGATGATGATGGGTCAGATGAAGAAATAGATGAATCTTTG gcTGCTCAATTCTTAAATTCAGGGAATGTGAGACATAGACTGCAGTTTTACATTGGAGATCACTTACTGCCATACAATATGACTGTGTATCAAGCAGTCAGGCAGTACAGTTTGCAagctgaggaggagagggagtcTACAGATGATGAAAGCAACCCATTAGGAAGAGCTGGGATTTGGACAAAAACGCATACAATTTG GTACAAACCTGTGCGAGAGGATGAAGATGGTAGTAAGGACTGCGTTGGTGGTAAAAGAGGAAGAGCACAAACTGCTCCCACAAAAACCTCCCCTAGAAATTCTAAAAAGCATGATGAATTGTGGCATG atgGTGTGTGCCCTTCGGTATTAAATCCTCTAGAAGTTTACCTCATATCTACTCCACCTGAAAACATAACATTTGAAGATCCCTCATTAGACGTTATTCTTCTTTTGAGAGTTTTACATGCTATCAGTCGATACTGGTATTACTTGTATGAT AATGCAATCTGCAAGGAGATAATTCCAACCTCAGAGTTTATCAACAGTAAActgacagcaaaagcaaacagGCAGCTTCAGGATCCTTTGGTAATTATGACAGGAAACATACCAACCTGGCTGACAGAACTTGGAAAAACATG CccgtttttctttccatttgataCCCGTCAAATGCTGTTTTATGTAACTGCTTTTGATCGTGATCGAGCCATGCAAAGACTGCTGGATACTAATCCAGAAATCAATCAATCAGATTCTCAGGATAGCAGAGTGGCACCACGACTGGACAGGAAAAAA CGCACTGTGAACAGAGATGAGCTGTTGAAACAGGCAGAATCTGTGATGCAGGATCTAGGCAGTTCAAGAGCCATGTTGGAAATCCAGTATGAGAATGAA gTTGGCACAGGCCTTGGCCCCACGCTAGAGTTCTATGCACTTGTATCTCAGGAACTACAGAGAGCAGACTTAGGCCTTTGGAGGGGAGAAGAAGTGACTTTAGCCAATCCAAAAG GAAGCCAGGAAGGTACCAAGTATATCCATAACCTTCAAGGCCTTTTTGCACTTCCTTTTGGTAGAACAGCCAAGCCAGCTCACATTGCAAAAGTTAAAATGAAGTTCCGCTTTCTGGGAAAACTAATGGCCAAGGCAATCATGGATTTTAGACTG GTGGACCTTCCTCTTGGACTTCCTTTTTATAAATGGATGCTACGACAGGAAACTTCCTTGACATCACATGATTTGTTCAGTATTGATCCAGTAGTCGCCAAATCAATATATCACCTTGAAGATATtgtaagacaaaagaaaagactTGAACAGGACAAAACACAG ACCAAAGAAAGTCTACAGTATGCATTGGAGGCTCTGACAATGAATGGCTGCTCAGTGGAAGATTTAGGGCTGGACTTCACACTTCCTGGGTTTCCTAATATAGAActgaaaaaagggggaaaagataCACCGGTCACCATCCACAATTTAGAGGAGTACCTCAGA ttGGTTATATTCTGGGCACTAAATGAAGGTGTTGCCAGACAGTTTGACTCATTCAGAGATGGATTTGAATCAGTCttccccctcagtcatcttcagTACTTCTATCCTGAGGAG TTGGAGCAGCTTTTGTGCGGCAGTAAAACGGACACTTGGGATGCAAAGACTTTAATGGAATGTTGCAGGCCAGATCACGGTTATACACATGACAG tCGAGCAGTGAAGTATCTCTTTGAAATTCTCAGTAGCTTTGATAGTGAGCAGCAAAGACTGTTTCTTCAGTTTGTGACGGGTAGCCCCAGACTGCCTGTAGGAG GCTTTCGAAGTTTGAATCCTCCATTGACAATTGTGCGCAAGACATTTGAGTCTACAGAGAATCCGGATGATTTCTTGCCCTCAGTAATGACTTGTGTGAACTATCTCAAATTGCCGGACTATTCAACTATTGAGATAATGCGTGAAAAACTATTGATAGCTGCAAGAGAAGGGCAGCAGTCATTCCATCTGTCCTGA